In candidate division KSB1 bacterium, the following are encoded in one genomic region:
- a CDS encoding TlpA family protein disulfide reductase: MKRLMTLGIISVMVLSLVVPACSKQEKSAVGGGTASAQTKDNGGLDFTIITIDGQQMKLSDFRGKVVIVDFWDTWCPPCRMEIPHFIDLYKQYKGSGFEMIGIAFGREGVEAVKRFSASYGINYTNALATQEIMSKVGEINAIPTTFVLDKKGNIYKKYVGYQDKAVFERDIKTLLGL, from the coding sequence ATGAAAAGACTCATGACTCTCGGCATAATTTCGGTTATGGTTTTATCGCTTGTCGTTCCGGCATGTTCCAAGCAGGAAAAGAGCGCCGTCGGCGGCGGCACCGCGTCGGCACAGACCAAAGACAACGGCGGCCTCGATTTTACGATTATAACCATCGACGGTCAACAAATGAAACTTTCCGATTTTCGCGGCAAGGTGGTCATCGTTGATTTTTGGGACACTTGGTGCCCGCCGTGTCGGATGGAAATTCCCCATTTTATTGATCTTTATAAACAATACAAGGGAAGCGGTTTCGAGATGATCGGCATTGCCTTCGGCCGTGAGGGAGTAGAAGCAGTCAAACGCTTCTCGGCGAGTTACGGCATCAACTACACCAACGCCTTGGCTACTCAGGAGATTATGAGCAAAGTCGGCGAGATCAATGCTATCCCTACCACTTTTGTTCTCGATAAAAAAGGTAATATCTACAAAAAATATGTAGGGTATCAGGACAAAGCGGTGTTTGAGAGAGACATCAAAACTCTTCTGGGACTATGA
- a CDS encoding Ig-like domain-containing protein: MKRLFILEHRYFFKNIVLMIAVTLSASHLNAQTWFTEVTSQKKVPGNMVKNEEGRMVSAYGHGVAAADINNDGLPDIYISNAVRYANKLPETLYVTTPQGYSEEDQKRGIDDPYGWTGSHGICFFDYDNDGDFDLFNATTDDRNRLYANDGNGFFRHVSDQAGLPLIREVFPEFDSKPYGYGTRGVIAFDADNDGYLDLLGVNWGPAENRYDMKKIIVIPPQPNEFYRNNGNGTFTPVDNGLTLPKNHSYMGTQGVAVGDIDGDGDLDVFIVHRNYTAKTESGQIIGDYNPAYKIYNQLMINDGTGRFINETVARRLDDAYNNANGATLVDIDNDGDLDILVPQVSRNPGLLKVFRNRGDGVFGDHSKQFNITQWGFSTFVFDVDNDGDVDIVAPKTEGGISLYLNDGSGSFSLASRSGIEVYMNDPRGGAVADFDDDGDLDIYIADANKDLRADSGNRFFRNDLNNTNRWVKIFGRGPKGDLGGFGTKIWVFEKGFLGDMTRLVHYREVQNAYGYLCQDDPVQHIGLGQRDSVDIRIKLLDGTTLHMLSAPAKTKLFFSRPQQVSVVEGNNQSAAANSDLPIPLKVVVKDAYGNAVYGAKVTFSSNDPSGTFLTPAVVYTKLDGTASVRYRLGNMAEQRVNAVIAEQPNSPAAFTLSASAVNILRLTMISGDGQAGFPNQLLPQPLVVQVNRADGSPAPGVQVTFQVVSGQATFEPAAVVLSGPDGRAQVNVRLGSVLGGITIQATAAGALNSPVIFHLQAVQRLAVMTMISGDGQTGYVGQLLPQPLRVQVAWSDGTWAAAQTVTFRAVSGDVTFEPAAMVVTNLQGIAEVNVRLGQTPGPIIVQAEFSAAQNSPIRFTLQALPITVLVTKLNGDEQTATVGSVLPIQPEVRVTLSTGTPVVNETVTFRVMQGGGSLDGVVSKTVVTDSEGKAKVSWTLGGQAGQQILSASAGGFTVQFTATARPDRPFRVVMSGGGNQTLIPGTIFPEPFSVQVKDRFDNVLEGIPVLFTVTQGEGHLEGERQKTVQTDINGIASVRWTPDPYLGAANVLTAAVQAEQPVLNSPIYWAFPAADISAVNSLLTATTPVLADGDDRSVITVELRNSLNQPLGSGYTVVINSTGDGNRIIYERPITNEQSILRAFLTSTVPEPKVISAKVLGANVTLKAQAVVDFQPAQQTPDRMIVLSGNAQVGVVGEPLPQPFVIKCIDIAGMPMRSCDVRFEVTDGDGHFGGQRGITVRVAGDGLASALLTLGRTAGVRTLVRVSSPGMNNSPLTLYAESRRGEASQLFIAGGDRQVGAPNTELPMPLTVQVTDRFGNSVESYPVEFSVKTGDAVVNGSRSAALQTDAQGKAQVKVKLGSQVGSVLVEARTGFSSVIFSLQTADNRPEADLQRSTLICTSPVPADGVSRSQVIVTLLDKNGNPVVGQAVHLVVIGEAAQVVQADSLSDLQGIVRGYITSTAVGVKIVLAYLMPENLVLEQRGLVEFKRYQAILSLVSGNGQQGIVGQKPAEPLQVRVTSDGIALPRQAVQFIVVSGGGHFNGCDSLIVETDADGLALAEPVLGVIAGMNRFLARLPQAGSPTVTFNVQGMPDMPYALSRIQGENQTASVRMPLPQKFVVAVRDRYNNPCPNTAVFFEALDGGTILTPQPVVSDSTGRAECQAALGTREGRYTFKASVRSGAFVIYTATAVNSNRPPIIIGKRPFDSTVPFHYGDRLTFEITQVYDPDEDPIHYTWYLNDKPIGSQSSFSLYMNSSFPQTNRVRCVVSDGLDAVEVVWTLVLQTKVEVSSFTAHFMPPSNVELKWHISTMTDIAGFNLYRKGEQEERKKINATLIQQEGGEYRFRDDDNLQPGTYVYDLEAVDRTGALVQVDSASVTVAAPQQFVLRPSYPNPFNPTTTIAFDLPKEGQVSVCIYDGRGRLVRQLADNFFAVGRHSLTWDACDEGGNPVPSGIYVVTVAFNGERHSGKLTLLK, from the coding sequence ATGAAAAGGCTTTTTATTCTTGAGCATCGATATTTTTTCAAAAATATAGTTTTAATGATTGCCGTGACTTTATCTGCAAGTCATCTGAATGCGCAGACATGGTTTACAGAAGTAACCTCGCAGAAAAAAGTCCCGGGCAATATGGTAAAAAATGAAGAAGGCCGGATGGTCAGTGCTTACGGCCACGGCGTGGCGGCGGCAGATATCAATAATGACGGTCTGCCGGATATCTATATTTCGAATGCCGTTCGATATGCGAATAAACTTCCGGAAACCCTTTATGTTACAACGCCCCAAGGCTACAGCGAGGAAGATCAAAAAAGAGGTATTGATGACCCCTACGGCTGGACCGGCTCTCACGGTATATGCTTTTTCGACTATGATAATGACGGTGATTTTGACCTTTTTAATGCCACGACCGACGACCGAAACCGTCTTTATGCAAACGACGGAAACGGATTTTTCCGCCATGTCAGCGATCAGGCGGGCCTTCCGCTCATCCGAGAAGTTTTTCCAGAGTTTGACAGCAAACCTTACGGCTACGGTACGCGCGGCGTTATTGCTTTTGATGCGGACAATGACGGTTACTTGGATTTGTTGGGCGTCAATTGGGGTCCCGCGGAGAATCGCTACGACATGAAAAAAATTATCGTAATCCCTCCGCAACCCAACGAATTTTACCGCAATAACGGAAATGGGACGTTTACTCCGGTTGATAACGGTTTGACCCTGCCGAAAAACCATTCTTATATGGGAACACAAGGCGTAGCTGTAGGCGATATCGACGGCGATGGAGATTTGGACGTCTTTATCGTGCATCGAAATTATACCGCAAAAACAGAGAGCGGGCAAATCATCGGCGATTATAATCCCGCGTACAAGATTTATAACCAGCTCATGATCAACGATGGGACTGGCAGGTTTATTAATGAAACGGTCGCAAGAAGGCTGGATGATGCTTATAATAATGCCAACGGAGCGACATTGGTTGATATCGATAATGACGGTGATTTGGATATATTAGTACCGCAGGTCAGCAGAAATCCTGGACTGTTAAAAGTCTTTCGTAACCGGGGCGACGGCGTTTTCGGCGATCACTCAAAGCAATTCAATATTACCCAATGGGGCTTTTCAACTTTTGTGTTTGACGTTGATAACGACGGAGATGTCGATATTGTAGCGCCCAAAACAGAAGGCGGCATAAGCCTTTACCTTAATGACGGCAGCGGGTCTTTCTCTTTGGCCTCGAGAAGCGGAATCGAGGTCTATATGAATGACCCGCGCGGCGGTGCAGTGGCCGATTTCGATGACGACGGCGACTTGGATATTTATATAGCGGATGCCAATAAAGACTTGCGCGCCGACTCAGGCAATCGGTTTTTCCGCAATGACCTCAACAACACCAATCGTTGGGTCAAGATTTTTGGACGCGGACCAAAGGGAGACTTGGGCGGATTCGGTACGAAAATTTGGGTCTTTGAAAAGGGGTTTTTGGGAGATATGACCCGCTTGGTTCATTATCGGGAGGTCCAAAACGCCTACGGTTATTTGTGCCAGGATGACCCCGTACAGCACATTGGGTTGGGCCAAAGAGATTCTGTAGACATCCGAATAAAACTGCTCGACGGCACCACGCTGCATATGCTTTCGGCTCCAGCCAAGACCAAGCTGTTCTTTTCGCGGCCCCAGCAGGTCTCGGTGGTTGAGGGTAACAATCAAAGCGCTGCCGCGAACAGCGACCTGCCGATCCCTTTGAAGGTTGTCGTCAAAGATGCCTACGGCAATGCCGTTTACGGCGCCAAAGTGACTTTTTCCTCAAACGATCCGAGCGGCACTTTTCTCACGCCCGCCGTCGTTTATACCAAGCTGGACGGCACTGCTTCGGTACGTTATCGCTTAGGGAATATGGCGGAACAAAGAGTCAATGCAGTTATTGCGGAACAGCCGAACAGTCCGGCTGCATTTACTCTGTCTGCCTCGGCTGTTAATATTCTTCGACTGACCATGATTTCCGGCGACGGCCAGGCCGGATTCCCCAATCAGCTGTTGCCGCAGCCGTTGGTCGTGCAGGTCAATCGGGCTGACGGCTCCCCGGCGCCGGGAGTACAGGTAACCTTTCAAGTTGTTTCCGGTCAAGCCACCTTTGAGCCTGCAGCCGTTGTCCTGAGCGGTCCTGACGGCAGGGCGCAGGTCAATGTGCGCTTGGGAAGCGTCTTGGGCGGCATCACGATTCAGGCAACTGCGGCAGGGGCGCTCAATTCCCCCGTGATTTTTCATCTGCAGGCTGTGCAGCGCCTCGCCGTCATGACGATGATTTCCGGCGACGGGCAGACCGGTTATGTCGGCCAATTGTTGCCGCAGCCGCTTCGCGTTCAAGTTGCCTGGAGCGACGGCACTTGGGCGGCAGCTCAAACCGTGACCTTCCGTGCCGTGTCAGGAGATGTTACTTTTGAGCCTGCGGCGATGGTCGTCACCAATCTGCAGGGCATTGCGGAGGTCAACGTGAGACTGGGACAAACTCCAGGACCGATCATCGTCCAGGCGGAATTCAGCGCCGCTCAGAACTCGCCGATCCGTTTCACCCTGCAGGCGCTGCCCATAACGGTTTTGGTCACTAAGCTGAACGGAGATGAGCAGACAGCAACCGTCGGCAGCGTGCTGCCGATCCAGCCGGAAGTGAGAGTGACTTTGTCCACCGGCACCCCGGTCGTCAATGAAACGGTGACCTTTCGCGTAATGCAGGGCGGCGGAAGCTTAGACGGTGTCGTTTCGAAAACCGTAGTAACCGACTCGGAAGGCAAAGCCAAAGTATCCTGGACCTTAGGCGGACAGGCCGGGCAACAGATTCTTTCAGCAAGTGCCGGAGGCTTTACGGTGCAGTTTACCGCCACGGCGCGGCCTGACCGGCCCTTCCGCGTGGTCATGAGCGGCGGCGGCAATCAGACCCTGATCCCCGGCACAATTTTCCCGGAACCTTTTTCCGTTCAGGTCAAAGATCGATTCGACAATGTGCTGGAAGGCATTCCGGTCCTCTTTACCGTTACGCAAGGCGAAGGACATCTGGAAGGCGAAAGGCAAAAGACCGTACAAACGGATATCAACGGCATTGCCTCCGTGCGATGGACGCCGGATCCTTATCTCGGCGCGGCGAATGTGCTTACCGCGGCAGTCCAGGCCGAGCAGCCGGTGCTCAATTCGCCGATTTATTGGGCATTTCCGGCGGCGGACATCAGCGCCGTCAATTCGCTGCTGACGGCCACTACGCCGGTTCTGGCCGACGGCGACGATCGCTCCGTCATCACTGTTGAATTGCGTAACAGTCTCAATCAGCCGCTCGGCAGCGGCTATACGGTTGTGATTAATTCAACCGGAGATGGGAACCGGATTATTTATGAACGACCCATTACCAACGAACAATCGATTTTGCGGGCTTTTTTAACAAGCACGGTGCCGGAGCCGAAAGTCATTTCGGCCAAGGTATTGGGCGCCAATGTAACCTTAAAGGCACAGGCTGTCGTTGATTTTCAGCCGGCGCAGCAGACGCCTGACCGCATGATCGTTCTTTCGGGCAATGCGCAGGTCGGCGTCGTCGGCGAGCCGCTTCCCCAGCCGTTCGTCATTAAATGCATCGATATTGCAGGAATGCCGATGCGTTCCTGCGACGTGCGCTTCGAGGTAACCGATGGCGATGGTCACTTTGGGGGACAGAGGGGTATTACCGTCCGAGTTGCCGGCGACGGCCTGGCGAGCGCGTTACTGACTCTCGGCCGAACCGCAGGAGTACGCACTTTGGTTCGCGTCAGCTCGCCGGGAATGAATAATTCACCGCTTACGCTTTATGCCGAAAGCCGACGCGGCGAAGCGTCGCAGCTTTTTATCGCCGGCGGTGACAGGCAGGTGGGCGCGCCGAATACCGAACTGCCGATGCCGTTGACGGTGCAGGTTACGGATCGATTCGGCAACTCGGTCGAGAGTTACCCCGTCGAGTTCTCCGTGAAAACCGGCGATGCGGTTGTGAACGGCAGCCGGTCGGCTGCGCTGCAGACTGACGCGCAGGGCAAAGCTCAGGTAAAAGTAAAACTGGGTTCGCAGGTCGGCAGCGTTCTCGTTGAAGCGAGGACCGGCTTTAGCTCGGTAATTTTTTCTCTGCAGACGGCGGACAATCGACCGGAAGCCGATCTGCAGCGTTCCACTTTAATTTGTACCTCGCCGGTGCCTGCCGACGGGGTCAGTCGTTCCCAAGTGATCGTCACCTTGTTGGATAAAAACGGAAACCCCGTTGTCGGACAGGCGGTGCATCTTGTCGTCATCGGCGAGGCCGCGCAGGTTGTGCAGGCCGACTCACTCAGCGACTTGCAGGGCATTGTTCGCGGCTATATTACCTCGACGGCCGTGGGCGTCAAGATCGTTTTAGCTTATCTGATGCCGGAAAATTTGGTATTGGAACAGCGCGGACTTGTTGAATTTAAACGCTATCAGGCAATCCTTTCTTTGGTTTCCGGAAACGGACAACAGGGAATTGTCGGCCAAAAACCCGCTGAACCGCTGCAGGTGCGGGTCACCAGCGACGGCATCGCTTTGCCCCGCCAGGCGGTGCAATTCATCGTCGTTTCCGGCGGCGGACATTTCAACGGCTGCGATTCTCTTATAGTGGAAACCGACGCCGACGGCTTGGCACTTGCGGAACCGGTGCTTGGAGTCATTGCCGGTATGAACCGTTTTCTCGCTCGTCTGCCGCAGGCGGGATCGCCGACGGTAACGTTCAACGTACAAGGGATGCCGGATATGCCTTACGCATTGTCTCGAATTCAAGGCGAAAATCAAACGGCAAGCGTCCGGATGCCCTTGCCGCAAAAATTTGTTGTCGCGGTACGCGATCGTTATAATAATCCCTGCCCCAACACGGCTGTCTTTTTCGAGGCGCTCGACGGCGGAACGATCCTTACGCCGCAACCGGTAGTTTCCGACTCTACAGGTCGCGCCGAATGTCAGGCGGCGCTCGGGACGCGCGAAGGCCGTTACACCTTCAAAGCTTCCGTTCGCAGCGGCGCCTTTGTCATCTATACCGCGACGGCCGTTAACAGCAATCGTCCGCCGATTATCATCGGAAAGCGGCCGTTCGATTCGACCGTACCGTTTCATTACGGTGACCGGCTGACTTTTGAAATCACCCAAGTCTACGATCCCGATGAGGACCCAATTCATTACACCTGGTACCTCAACGATAAGCCAATCGGCAGTCAGTCATCTTTTTCTCTCTATATGAATTCCTCTTTTCCCCAAACGAACCGAGTCCGTTGCGTGGTTTCTGACGGTCTCGACGCCGTCGAGGTCGTATGGACACTCGTCCTGCAAACCAAAGTCGAGGTCTCTTCTTTTACAGCCCATTTTATGCCGCCTTCAAACGTGGAGCTCAAATGGCACATCTCCACTATGACAGACATTGCCGGATTCAATCTCTACCGAAAAGGAGAACAGGAGGAACGAAAAAAGATCAATGCAACGCTGATCCAGCAGGAGGGGGGAGAATACAGATTTCGGGATGACGATAATCTGCAGCCCGGCACCTATGTCTATGATTTAGAGGCGGTCGACCGCACGGGTGCGTTGGTACAGGTCGATTCTGCCTCTGTTACGGTTGCCGCGCCGCAACAGTTTGTCCTCCGGCCGAGCTATCCCAACCCATTCAACCCGACGACGACGATCGCCTTCGATTTGCCTAAAGAAGGCCAAGTTTCCGTCTGTATTTACGATGGGCGCGGCAGGCTGGTGCGTCAATTGGCCGATAATTTCTTTGCCGTCGGTCGCCATTCATTGACCTGGGATGCCTGCGATGAGGGCGGCAATCCTGTGCCTTCGGGCATTTATGTCGTAACCGTAGCTTTTAACGGTGAGAGACACAGCGGTAAATTGACCCTGCTCAAGTAG